A single window of Nitrospirota bacterium DNA harbors:
- a CDS encoding patatin-like phospholipase family protein produces the protein MAALPLKAKGASGEPVTLMLLGSGVRFPAYIGGLVALEEKGIRIGKIIGASAGSIISSLYAAGKTPLEMKKIALEVDITRLLDRSLAGIIRGKGLYRGDRLEQWFDEALEGARFGDITRVPLFIAATDILNNTPFIFSRYNFPDLKISRAIRFSIGIPWFFAYRPFEHNGRRHVFIDGNFMINRIEDMFADDGRFLVLRALSRNAGAPAAEPLTFARYFQKIFTMMMNAVDNERVSAERWNSTIIIVCNDIQLTKFDITTDEKQYLFEEGYRQVRKYLEYKWGV, from the coding sequence ATGGCCGCTCTCCCTTTAAAGGCAAAAGGAGCGTCAGGCGAGCCGGTGACACTCATGCTCCTCGGGAGCGGCGTGAGGTTCCCCGCGTACATCGGCGGCCTCGTCGCACTGGAGGAAAAGGGGATCAGGATAGGCAAGATCATCGGCGCCTCTGCGGGAAGTATTATCAGCTCGCTGTATGCAGCAGGCAAGACCCCCCTGGAGATGAAGAAGATCGCCCTCGAGGTCGATATCACGAGACTCCTCGACAGGAGCCTGGCGGGCATCATCAGGGGAAAGGGGCTCTACCGCGGTGACCGCCTCGAGCAGTGGTTCGACGAGGCGCTCGAGGGGGCCCGCTTCGGCGATATCACCCGCGTTCCCCTCTTCATTGCCGCTACGGATATTCTGAACAATACTCCCTTCATCTTCTCGCGCTATAATTTCCCCGACTTGAAGATCTCCCGGGCAATTCGCTTCTCTATCGGTATTCCCTGGTTTTTCGCCTACCGTCCCTTCGAGCATAACGGGCGGCGTCATGTCTTCATCGACGGGAACTTCATGATCAACAGGATAGAGGATATGTTCGCCGACGACGGGAGATTCCTCGTCCTGCGCGCCCTGTCGCGAAACGCCGGCGCCCCTGCTGCCGAACCGCTCACCTTTGCCCGGTACTTCCAGAAAATCTTCACCATGATGATGAACGCCGTTGACAACGAGCGCGTCAGCGCCGAGCGCTGGAACAGCACGATCATCATCGTCTGCAACGATATCCAGCTCACCAAGTTCGATATCACGACGGACGA